In the Populus trichocarpa isolate Nisqually-1 chromosome 1, P.trichocarpa_v4.1, whole genome shotgun sequence genome, one interval contains:
- the LOC18094094 gene encoding CSC1-like protein At1g32090, which yields MATLQDIGVSALINILGAFAFLLAFALLRIQPINDRVYFPKWYISGGRSNPRRAGNFVGKFVNLNVKTYFTFLNWMPQALKMTEAEIINHAGLDSAVFLRIYTLGLKIFVPITILALLILIPVNVSSGTLFFLRKELVMSDIDKLSISNVRPQSIRFFIHIALEYAFTIWICFMLYKEYDHVALMRLRFLASKRRHAEQFTVVVRNVPHVSGRSVLDTVEQFFQTNHPNTYLCQQAVYNANKFAKLVRKRDRLQNWLDYNQLKFERHPDKRPTRKNGFLGLWGERVDSIEHYKQQMKHLEKNMASERQTILKDSKSILPVSFVSFNSRWGAAVCAQTQQSKNPTLWLTNWAPEPRDIYWRNLAIPFMSLTVRKLIISVTVFALVFFYMIPIAFVQSLANLEGLEKVAPFLRPVIELKFIKSFLQGFLPGLALKIFLYILPTVLMIMSKIEGYIAHSTLERRAAAKYYYFMLVNVFLGSIIAGTAFEQLDAFLHQSPTQIPRTIGVSIPMKATFFITYIMVDGWAGIAGEILRLKPLIIFHLKNMFLVKTERDIERAMDPGSVDFPETLPSLQLYFLLGIVYAVVTPILLPFVLVFFAFAYLVYRHQIVNVYNQQYESAAAFWPHVHSRIIASLLISQLLLLGLLSTKKAANSTPLLVILPVLTLSFHKYCKIRFEPAFRKYPLEEAMAKDITDRTAESDMNLKAYLADAYLHPIFRSFEEPLVEVKVEKNKPQTASDRISELSSPSPPHQVNHPSSPPHQVNHPSSPPHYVYHPSSPPQHVYDPSSPSHYAYHYENDIFHAPTPPHYAYHYENEP from the exons ATGGCAACTCTTCAGGACATAGGAGTCTCAGCTCTCATTAACATTCTTGGTGCTTTTGCATTCTTGCTAGCTTTTGCTCTCCTCAGAATCCAACCCATCAATGACAGAGTTTACTTTCCGAAGTGGTACATTAGTGGAGGAAGGAGCAACCCAAGAAGGGCTGGTAACTTTGTGGGCaaatttgtcaacctcaatgtCAAGACTTACTTTACTTTCTTGAATTGGATGCCTCAAGCCTTGAAGATGACCGAAGCAGAGATTATCAATCATGCTGGTCTTGACTCTGCTGTTTTTTTGAGGATTTACACTCTCGG CTTAAAGATTTTTGTGCCAATTACAATCCTTGCGCTCTTAATTCTCATTCCAGTGAATGTATCTAGCGGAACACTATTCTTCTTAAGGAAAGAATTGGTTATGAGTGACATTGACAAGCTTTCGATATCAAATGTTCGTCCTCAATCCATAAG gTTTTTTATCCACATAGCATTGGAATATGCATTCACTATATGGATTTGCTTCATGCTCTACAAAGAATACGATCATGTAGCATTGATGAGATTGCGCTTCTTGGCTTCAAAAAGAAGACATGCTGAACAGTTCACT GTAGTGGTGAGGAATGTCCCACATGTTTCTGGCCGGTCAGTATTAGACACAGTGGAacaattttttcaaacaaaccATCCAAATACTTATCTTTGTCAGCAG gCCGTCTATAATGCAAACAAATTTGCAAAGCTTGTGAGAAAAAGAGATAGACTTCAAAATTGGCTCGATTACAACCAGCTTAAATTTGAAAGACATCCAGACAAGAGGCCCACTCGAAAG aatGGTTTTCTAGGACTTTGGGGTGAAAGAGTTGATTCTATTGAACACTACAAACAACAAATGAAGCATTTGGAGAAAAAC ATGGCATCGGAACGCCAAACAATTCTCAAAGACTCAAAATCTATATTGccagtttcttttgtttcttttaattcgCGTTGGGGGGCTGCTGTTTGTGCACAAACACAACAGAGCAAGAATCCGACTTTATGGTTGACAAATTGGGCCCCAGAACCCCGTGATATTTATTGGCGTAATCTGGCTATACCGTTCATGTCATTGACAGTCCGAAAGCTTATAATATCTGTGACAGTTTTTGCCTTGGTGTTTTTCTACATGATACCCATAGCTTTTGTGCAATCCCTTGCAAACTTAGAGGGTCTCGAGAAAGTAGCTCCTTTCCTCAGGCCAGTCATAGAATT GAAATTCATCAAGTCATTCCTACAAGGTTTCCTTCCTGGTCTAGCACTTAAAATCTTTTTGTACATTCTACCAACAGTTTTGATGATAATGTCGAAAATCGAGGGATATATTGCACATTCAACTCTGGAGCGAAGAGCAGCAGCAAAGTATTATTACTTTATGTTAGTGAACGTATTCTTGGGAAGCATAATTGCTGGAACGGCTTTTGAGCAGCTGGATGCTTTTCTTCACCAATCACCAACCCA GATTCCTAGGACTATTGGGGTTTCCATACCAATGAAGGCTACCTTTTTCATTACATATATTATGGTTGATGGATGGGCTGGTATTGCTGGAGAGATTCTCAGATTGAAGCCATTGATCATATTTCATCTTAAGAATATGTTTTTGGTAAAGACTGAAAGAGACATAGAAAGGGCCATGGACCCTGGTAGTGTAGATTTCCCAGAGACTCTCCCAAGCCTCCAACTATACTTTCTTTTGGGAATCGTGTATGCAGTGGTTACTCCAATACTGCTTCCTTTTGTTCTAGTATTCTTTGCTTTTGCATACTTGGTTTACCGTCATCAG ATAGTTAATGTCTACAATCAACAATACGAGAGTGCTGCTGCATTTTGGCCACATGTTCACAGCCGTATAATTGCAAGCTTATTGATATCTCAACTCTTACTTTTGGGCTTGCTCAGCACAAAAAAGGCAGCTAATTCCACTCCTTTGTTAGTTATCTTGCCCGTATTGACGTTATCCTTCCACAAGTATTGCAAGATTCGCTTTGAGCCTGCATTTAGGAAGTACCCTCTTGAG GAAGCCATGGCGAAAGATATAACAGACCGTACTGCAGAATCTGATATGAACTTGAAAGCATATTTGGCTGATGCATATTTGCACCCAATTTTCCGTTCATTTGAAGAACCATTGGTCGAGGTCAAggtagaaaaaaacaaaccacaaaCTGCTAGTGATCGAATCAGTGAACTCAGCTCCCCTTCTCCTCCACATCAAGTCAATCATCCTTCTTCCCCACCACATCAAGTCAATCATCCTTCTTCCCCGCCACATTATGTCTATCATCCTTCTTCTCCACCTCAGCATGTCTATGACCCTTCCTCTCCATCCCATTATGCGTATCATTACGAAAATGATATCTTTCATGCCCCCACCCCACCCCATTATGCCTATCATTACGAAAATGAGCCTTGA